The bacterium nucleotide sequence AAATGAACGCCATCCTCAGCGTCCCTTCAGGTACTTATCGAACCAGCGGGCGATGTGCCGCAAACGCGCCACCCGGCGGTCGGGACGGCCATGTCGCGACAGGCCATGCGGCTCCTCGGGGAAGCGCACAAACTCAACGGTCTTGCGCAGCACCTTCAGCCGCGTGAACAACTGCTCGGCCTGCTCGATGCTGCAGCGCATGTCGAACTCGTTGTGGATGATCAGAAGCGGCGTGCGGATGTTCTTGGCGTAGGTCAAGGGCGACATCCATTCGTATCCCTTCTCGTTCTGCCAGGGGTACCCGCCGAACTCGCGATTGAAGTCCCAGCCGACATCGGTGGTCCCGAAAAACGATTTCAACTCGACGACCGAGCGTCCGGTCACCGCGGCGCGGAAGCGGTTGGTGTGGCCGACAATCCAGTTGGTCATGTAACCGCCGTAGGAGCCGCCGGTCACGCCCAGCCGTTTGGGGTCGATGTAGGATTGCTTGACCAGCCAGTCGGCGCCGGCCATGACATCCTCGTAGTCGACCGTGCCCCAGCCGTTGACGATCGCGGCCGACCAATCGGCGCCGCGCCCCTGCGAGCCGCGCGGATTGGTGTAGAAGACCACATATCCCCTGGCCGCCAGCATCTGGAATTCATGGAAGAACGAGTAGCCGTACTGCGTGCGCGGCCCGCCATGGACCTGGACAATCGCCGGATAGCGGCGTCTTGGACTGAACCCCGGCGGCTTGAGCATCCACCCCTGCACCCTGACCTTGTTCGTCGATGGGAACCAGACCTCCTGCGGACGGCTCACCTGCACCGAACGCAGCCAGTCGCCGTTCATCCGCGTGATGAACCGCGGCGTGGCGGTCTTTTTCGTCAAATCGATGATGGCGATTTCGCCCGGCGCCGTCGGCGTTGAGACCAAGGCCGCGGCGCGTTTGCCCTGGCGGCCGAAGGCGACGTTCTGCACATGGTACTGGCCGCGGATGATCGGCGTCGGACGGCCGTCGCGGATCGCGACACGACCGATCAGGGTCGCGCCGGTGTCGCTGATCAGGTGCGTAAACGAGCGCCCGTCGGCCGACCAATGCGGACGGATGGCGTTGAATCCCTCGCCGGTGTCGGCGATGGTCATGTCGTACATCTCGCGGTCATACTTCGGGGTGACATCGCGCGCGGCCGGACGTCCGTTGACTCCCACCACCCACAGATGCGACGGAGTCACGCCCCAAGGGCCGTCCGGATCGGTGTGGCCATAGTAGGCGATCTTCGTGCCGTCGGGCGAAAACGACGGCAGATCGACCGGCCCCTCGGGAGTCGGCACGCGGCGCGGCTTGCCGCCCCGGATGGACACCACAAACAGATCCTGACGCATCGGGTCATGGTCGGGATCGGGACGCACGTTCGTCACATAGGCCACCCACTTCCCGTCGGGCGAGATCGTCGGGCAGAGTTCGTCGTACTTCCCCTTGGTCAGTTGCGTCCCCTTGCCGGTGGCCACATCGAAGGCCCAGACATGCCAGCGGTCCTCCGGCAGGAAGCCCTCGCCGTCGTAGCGGTACCACAGCCGGGTGATGTGCCGATAGATCGGCGCTTCCTTCTTGGGCGGCGTCTTGTCCCCAGCGGCCGCCTCGGGCTTCGGCTTGCCGTCCAGTGTCTGCGGCGGATCGCTGGCGCGGAATGTGCAGACAATCGTCTTCCCATCCGGCGTGAACTGCACCGAACCGAAGGAGCCATCCTTCTCCACCAGCGAACGCGCCTCGCCGCCGTCGGTCGGCATGATGTGCAGTCCGGGCAGATCGCCGCGCTTGGCGGTGAAGACCAGCCAGCGGCCATCCGGCGAAAACACCGGCGCGGTGTCATTGCGCTCGCCGAACGTCAATTGGCGCAGATCGGAGCCGTCGGCGCGACACCGCCACAGATGGGTGTGATACTTCTTTTTGTCCTCGCGCACTGTCTCAACGACGAAGACCACGGTCTCTTCATCGGGAGACAGGGCGGGCGAGCGGACAAAATGAAGCCGCGTGATATCCAGATCGTCGATCAACCGTCGACGGGGGCGTTTCGGTGGCACAGTTCCCTCCAGGGTCGGACGTTAGCGGAGTGATAGCCATCACCAGGCATCGCGGGTTGGCAAGGACCGCTATCATAGCGTCCCAGCCCGGTCGACAACAGCCCAAAAACGGACGCCCCCGTCCGCGAATTCGCTGGAACCGCTTGGATGGCGGCGTGTTGGAGGGTATGTTAGCGGCTCGGCCACGGAGAGCCGGCGCCTGCCTCACAGGCGCGTCAGCAAGCAACGAGCAGGATGCCGCCACACGCCGATGTGGGATCCCGGACAAGAATCATCACACCAAATGCCGTCGCAAGAGACCGGCGCATTCCGCCGATAAGATGATCATGATCGCTCCGCCGCTGGGGTGAACCCGGGCGCGGGGGGGACACCGAAGACGCACGCCTTCATGGGGAGACCAACAATGTTCAATCGCACGATCGTTCGCTGGACACTGGCACTGGGGGCGCTGGCCGCGCTGTGGCCGGCCGCATCGGCGTGCGCCGGACAGATCGATCCGGGCCTGCAGGCGCGCATGAACGCCGCCGGCGCCGACGAATTAATCCAGGTCGTCATCCGGCCCGTCGGGACGCTTTCGGGCGCGGCGCTG carries:
- a CDS encoding S9 family peptidase, yielding MPPKRPRRRLIDDLDITRLHFVRSPALSPDEETVVFVVETVREDKKKYHTHLWRCRADGSDLRQLTFGERNDTAPVFSPDGRWLVFTAKRGDLPGLHIMPTDGGEARSLVEKDGSFGSVQFTPDGKTIVCTFRASDPPQTLDGKPKPEAAAGDKTPPKKEAPIYRHITRLWYRYDGEGFLPEDRWHVWAFDVATGKGTQLTKGKYDELCPTISPDGKWVAYVTNVRPDPDHDPMRQDLFVVSIRGGKPRRVPTPEGPVDLPSFSPDGTKIAYYGHTDPDGPWGVTPSHLWVVGVNGRPAARDVTPKYDREMYDMTIADTGEGFNAIRPHWSADGRSFTHLISDTGATLIGRVAIRDGRPTPIIRGQYHVQNVAFGRQGKRAAALVSTPTAPGEIAIIDLTKKTATPRFITRMNGDWLRSVQVSRPQEVWFPSTNKVRVQGWMLKPPGFSPRRRYPAIVQVHGGPRTQYGYSFFHEFQMLAARGYVVFYTNPRGSQGRGADWSAAIVNGWGTVDYEDVMAGADWLVKQSYIDPKRLGVTGGSYGGYMTNWIVGHTNRFRAAVTGRSVVELKSFFGTTDVGWDFNREFGGYPWQNEKGYEWMSPLTYAKNIRTPLLIIHNEFDMRCSIEQAEQLFTRLKVLRKTVEFVRFPEEPHGLSRHGRPDRRVARLRHIARWFDKYLKGR